The Candidatus Nezhaarchaeota archaeon genomic interval TACATTTAAAAGATCGAGAACCTTCTTCGGGTCCTCTCCCATCTCAATACGCTTCTTAAACTCTTCATAGAGGTGTCCTATGGGTTTTCCGCACGTGAAGCATCTTATCGGTATTATTACCATAAACATCGCCCTACCTGTAACTCTTCTGTCTCTTAGCTCTAGCGGATCTTCCACGAGGCTTTTTAGGCTCAGCTTCTCGAGGATCCCCAGCCAGCATGTGCCTATCATAGCTAACTAAAATCTGCTTTACTTCAGGTCTGTCTCTAAAGAACTCAACCAAACCTCTCGCTATTGCTATCCTTGAAGCGGCAGCCTGCCCCATGAAGCCTCCCCCCATCGCATTGACCTCTACATCTACGAGATTCCTTAAATCACCTATCAGTAAGAGTGGCTCCATGATCTTCCACCTGGCTACCTCGGGCTCTAATAGTTCAAGTGGCTTACCGTTAATGAGAACTCTGCCCTTTCCAGGCTTTATGACGACTTTTGCTATAGCGGTCTTCCTCTTACCACTTGATACTACAATTCTTGTAGCTATACTCACGGCCTCCATCCAACCTCCTTTGCTAACTCACCAACAGTTATGTAGCTTCTCATTAATCGAGATGCAGCAGCTTGAGGAAACTTGACCTTATGGACCTCCGCATACTCCTCAGGTACCCCTATGTAAACCCTTAAGTTCCTGTAAGCCTTCTTGCCCTTCCATTGTTTATATGGAAGCATGCCCCTTATTACCCTCTTAACTATCATGTCTGGCCTCCTATACTTCTTAGGCCCCTTCTCAGGTCTTTTCCATGTTTTCTTTGATAGAACTTCCTCCTTGTAAGCGTGTATTATGGACCTCCTATTCCCCGATATCACTGCCTTCTCAGCATTCACGATGACCACTCTTTCACCCATTAAAAGCCTCTTAGCAACCAAGCTTGCCATTCTACCAAGTATCTGCCCTTCAGCATCCACAACTATGACCTGCTGACTCACAACCATCACCCTATGATCTTCACTCCACTTCCTGATGGTTTCTCAGCTATTAACTCCTCTATGGTTATGCTCCTCCCACCAGCCTTCACTATTTTCTCTCGAGCTGTCTTAGAGAACCATAGAGCTGCAACAGTCACTGGATGATCTATGACGCCAGCCCCCAAAACCTTGCCAGGCACAACAACAACGTCATTTGTATTAGTGTATCTGTTGATCCTGCTAACATTAACAACATTCCTCCTCCTTTTAGGGACATTTATCCTCTCAATTAAATCCCTCCATAATCTTACATGGTACTGCCTGTAGGCCCTCCTCAACGTTATTATAACCTTCCTAATCATTGGATTTGTTGCTCTTACTTCCATCAGGTTGTCCCTCCAGAGCTTTTATAAACTTCCTTGCTTTATTGATGAGAAGGTCAGCAGCCTTAATGACTATTTCTTCTGGAGGCATTGTGCCTGTAGACTCTAAATAAAATATGAAGGCACCCTCAACTCTATCAACTCTAATGACCCCCCTTGGACATGCCTCCATGCAATCACGACAAATAGTGCATTTCATTATGTCAATAACCTTTAATTCATCCTGCTCAATTTTTAATACTCCTCTAGCACAGGCATCAACGCATTTACCGCACTTATCACAAAGGCTATGCTCAATGTTTATGTGGGGGTAGTACTTGTAAGCACAAGCTGATACTGGCTGCCACTTTGCATGATCCTTGCCAAGTCCAAGTTGAGCATAAGCTTCAAGTACCAATGCTTGACCCATTTCTAACTTAACTATGGGCATGTTACCATAAACAGGCCTCACATTTAAGTCGTCAGATAACAGGTTTTCAGCATAAACAATAGTAGGATATTCGGCCTTCACATCTAAATACAACCTTGCTTGACACTTAGAGCAACCTGAACCTCCACACTCACAATCCTTAGGCATGACGTAGCCCTCTTTTGGAGTCGTCAGCGGAATGAGGCTAAGCCTATGGGCTATGATCTCATCAAATAGAGGTGAAGTATTAGTAAGTATGACAACATCCTCTATGGCCATGGTTGGAACCTCGGCTATTATGGTTCTCCTCAGAGAATTTACAAATGCTGAACTCACACCCCTAACTATAAAGCGAAGCTCGTTCTCACTCTTCTCTAGAAGCTCTACTTGCATTGCATTGTGGTCCTCCTTTTAGACTCTCCTACCACGCCTACCACCCGGCTTCCTTATATGATCATGGGGCACTGGCGTGACATCCTCTATACTCCCTATGACCAAGCCAGCTCTTGCTAAAGCTCTAATAGCAGCTTGAGCTCCAGGACCAGGTATCTTGGGACCACTACCTCCAGGAGCCCTCACTCTAATGTGAATTGCATTTATACCCCTCTCTATGGCCATCTTAGCGGCCTTCGTCGCAGCCATCATGGCGGCATAGGGTGAAGGCTTTTCTCTATCAGCCTTAACCACCATACCCCCAGATGCTCTGGCAACAGTCTCAGCACCTGTTAAGTCAGTTATCAATATTATTGTGTTATTAAAGCTCGCATAAATCCAGGCTACACCCCAATTCAGTGTTTTTGGTTGCTGGGCCGATGATTGTTGAGGCATGGGTTGAGCAGCCATTACTTCCTACCCCCACTCTCCTCCACGGTTACAGGTTGTTCAACTAGATGTACAAGTCTCTCTTCATCCACGGTCAATAACCTATTTGGTGTCGTTACTATAGCCCCCCCTATTGCCACTTTCCTATGAACTATAAGTTGGCGGGCATGATGCATACTTTTTGCAAGACCTTTCCTGGAGACTATGGTTTGAAGCCTCCTTTCTAGAATATCTTCAACTTTAAGAGACAGTACGTCATCTAAAGTGGCGTCTGAAGGTAGGAGACCTAACCTATTTAATTTGGCTAATAGCTCACGAGTTTGTTTCTCATCTTTTTGAGCAAGCAACCTTCTAGCCTGATGTCTAAACTTCCTCAAGATGGACATAGCCCTCCATAGCTCACGCTTATTCCTGAGGCCATACACGCCAATAAGTTCCATCTCCTTTCTAAGCACATCCCTCTTCCATGGATGCCGAGGACCCTTCCAAGTCTTCCTAGGCTTCTTGGGATCCCCCATGCAATCACCATCACTACTTTATTTAGGCTTCTTCTTAACACCAACAGTTAAGCCTACTCTACCAGTAGTTCTAGTTCGTTGACCTCTAACCTTAAGACCTAATGCGTGTCTAACACCACGCCAACACCTAATCCTTTTTAGCCTATCAACATCCTCCCTAACGGTAAGGACAAGATCGGAACCTATAAGGAGCCTACTTTCACCAGTCTTAATATCACTCTGTCTATTAAGAGCCCAAGGAGGGACCCCATACTTTAACGGATTTGCTATGACGTCTTCGATTTTCTTAACCATAGCCTCACTCAAATAACCTACCCTCATACTTCTATCAAGATCTAGGATATTAACAATAACCCTAGCCAGCGTGTGACCTATACCTCTAATTTTAGATAAACCCTCCTCAATGTTTAAACTACCATCTATGTCTAACCCAGCTATCCTTATTATATGCTTAAACTCTTGCGACACAGCAACCACTCTTGCAATAATTTTGTGGAAAGAGAGAATTAAATGGCAGTAAATATACTTTACTAAAGATGTTAAAGACCCCAGAACCATACGATCCACGATACTATCTCAAACCCTCTTCTACACAACTTTATCACATGTAGTAGTTTCAACATAAACTAATTAGAAGAGAGCACATTAACTAAGAGCAGCTTAAAGGCACGACGACTTCAAAGGCGAAAAGACGGCTATAGCCATCAGTACCATCATGTATGGACTTCCTCCGACCCCTCTTGTGAAGCAAGGTATTTAAGTGCTTTCGCACAAAGTGGCTTGCATGCAACACGAAGTTGACGTTAAAAGTAGGTTAATGTCCGCTATTAGTATGATATC includes:
- a CDS encoding DNA-directed RNA polymerase subunit N, encoding MVIIPIRCFTCGKPIGHLYEEFKKRIEMGEDPKKVLDLLNVKRYCCRRMLISHVDLIDELLKFKRVST
- a CDS encoding 30S ribosomal protein S9, with amino-acid sequence MEAVSIATRIVVSSGKRKTAIAKVVIKPGKGRVLINGKPLELLEPEVARWKIMEPLLLIGDLRNLVDVEVNAMGGGFMGQAAASRIAIARGLVEFFRDRPEVKQILVSYDRHMLAGDPREAEPKKPRGRSARAKRQKSYR
- a CDS encoding 50S ribosomal protein L13, whose product is MSQQVIVVDAEGQILGRMASLVAKRLLMGERVVIVNAEKAVISGNRRSIIHAYKEEVLSKKTWKRPEKGPKKYRRPDMIVKRVIRGMLPYKQWKGKKAYRNLRVYIGVPEEYAEVHKVKFPQAAASRLMRSYITVGELAKEVGWRP
- a CDS encoding 50S ribosomal protein L18e; translation: MEVRATNPMIRKVIITLRRAYRQYHVRLWRDLIERINVPKRRRNVVNVSRINRYTNTNDVVVVPGKVLGAGVIDHPVTVAALWFSKTAREKIVKAGGRSITIEELIAEKPSGSGVKIIG
- a CDS encoding DNA-directed RNA polymerase subunit D, with amino-acid sequence MQVELLEKSENELRFIVRGVSSAFVNSLRRTIIAEVPTMAIEDVVILTNTSPLFDEIIAHRLSLIPLTTPKEGYVMPKDCECGGSGCSKCQARLYLDVKAEYPTIVYAENLLSDDLNVRPVYGNMPIVKLEMGQALVLEAYAQLGLGKDHAKWQPVSACAYKYYPHINIEHSLCDKCGKCVDACARGVLKIEQDELKVIDIMKCTICRDCMEACPRGVIRVDRVEGAFIFYLESTGTMPPEEIVIKAADLLINKARKFIKALEGQPDGSKSNKSND
- a CDS encoding 30S ribosomal protein S11, which gives rise to MAAQPMPQQSSAQQPKTLNWGVAWIYASFNNTIILITDLTGAETVARASGGMVVKADREKPSPYAAMMAATKAAKMAIERGINAIHIRVRAPGGSGPKIPGPGAQAAIRALARAGLVIGSIEDVTPVPHDHIRKPGGRRGRRV
- a CDS encoding 30S ribosomal protein S4, producing the protein MGDPKKPRKTWKGPRHPWKRDVLRKEMELIGVYGLRNKRELWRAMSILRKFRHQARRLLAQKDEKQTRELLAKLNRLGLLPSDATLDDVLSLKVEDILERRLQTIVSRKGLAKSMHHARQLIVHRKVAIGGAIVTTPNRLLTVDEERLVHLVEQPVTVEESGGRK
- a CDS encoding 30S ribosomal protein S13, coding for MSQEFKHIIRIAGLDIDGSLNIEEGLSKIRGIGHTLARVIVNILDLDRSMRVGYLSEAMVKKIEDVIANPLKYGVPPWALNRQSDIKTGESRLLIGSDLVLTVREDVDRLKRIRCWRGVRHALGLKVRGQRTRTTGRVGLTVGVKKKPK